A window of Massilia sp. NR 4-1 genomic DNA:
GTATCGACCCGTTTGTACACCGGGCGCACCCCCAGCGCATGGCGGCGTGTCCGCACCTCGTGCTCGCTCACGCCCAGCAGGTGGGCCAGGCGGCGGTCGCCGAAGCCCAGCTGCTTCAGGCGGAACAGCTCATCGCGCTCCAGCGCGGGCAGGCGCCGGGTCCGCAGCCATTGCTCGACCTCCACCAGCTCCTGGATCTGGGCCAGGAACCAGGGATCGATGCTGGACAAAGCCTGCACCTGCGCCAGGTTCATACCCTGGGCGAAAGCCTCGCCCACATACCAGATGCGCTGCGGCCCCGGCGCCGCCAGTTCCCGCTCGATCACCTCGCGTCCGGACTGGCTGCCGCGCAGGCCATCCAGGCCGATATCCAGGCCGCGCAAGGCCTTCTGGAAGGATTCCTGGAAGGTGCGGCCCATGGCCATCACCTCGCCCACGGATTTCATCTGGGTAGTCAGATGCTGGTCGGCGCCGGGGAATTTCTCGAAGGCGAAGCGCGGCACCTTGGTCACGACATAGTCGATGGCAGGCTCGAAGGAGGCCGGAGTCTGGCCGCCGGTGATATCGTTCTGCAGTTCGTCGAGCGTGAAGCCGACGGCCAGCTTGGCCGCCACGCGCGCAATCGGGAAGCCGGTGGCCTTCGACGCCAGCGCCGAGGAACGCGAAACGCGCGGATTCATTTCGATCACGATCATGCGGCCATCGGCCGGATTCAGCGCGAACTGCACATTCGAGCCGCCGGTGTCCACGCCGATCTTGCGCAGCACGGCCAGCGAGGCGTTGCGCATGATCTGGTATTCCTTGTCCGTCAGGGTCTGGGCCGGCGCCACGGTGATCGAATCGCCGGTATGCACGCCCATCGGGTCCAGGTTTTCGATGGAGCAGACGATGATGCTGTTGTCCTTGCGGTCGCGCACCACCTCCATCTCGAATTCCTTCCAGCCCAGCAGGGATTCCTCGATCAGCAGTTCATGCGTGGGCGACAGCTCGAGGCCGCGCGAGCAGATGCTGTGGAATTCCTCTTCATTGTGGGCGATGCCGCCGCCGCTGCCGCCCATGGTGAAGGAAGGACGGATGATGGCCGGAAAGCCCAGCTTCTGCTGCGCCGCCCAGGCTTCGGCCATGCTCTGCGCAATGCCGGAGCGCGCCGACTCCAGGCCGATCTCGCTCATGGCCGCCTTGAACTTGGCCCGGTCCTCGGCCATGTCGATGGCTTGCGGCGTGGCGCCGATCAGCTCCACGCCATAGCGTTCCAGCACGCCTTCGCGGTGCAGGTCGAGAGCGCAATTGAGCGCCGTCTGGCCACCCATGGTGGGCAGCACGGCTTGCGGCCTTTCCTTGGCGATGATGCGGGCCACGGTTTCCCAGGTGATCGGCTCGATATAGGTGGCGTCGGCCATCACCGGGTCGGTCATGATGGTGGCCGGATTGCTGTTGACCAGCACCACCTGGTAGCCCTCCTCGCGCAGCGCCTTGCAAGCCTGGGCGCCGGAGTAATCGAACTCGCAGGCCTGGCCGATGACGATGGGACCGGCGCCGATGATGAGGATGCGCTTGATGTCGGTACGTTTAGGCATTACGCTGATCCTCCATCAGATGAATGAAGCGGTCGAACAGCGGCGCCAGGTCGTGCGGCCCGGGCGACGCCTCGGGGTGGCCCTGGAAGCAGAAGGCCGGGCGGTCTATGCGCATGAAGCCTTGCAGCGAGCCGTCGAACAGCGAGATATGCGTGGCGCGGCAATTGCGCGGCAGCGATTCCGGATCGACGGCGAAGCCGTGGTTCTGCGAGGTGATCATCACGCGCCCATTGGTGATGTCCTGCACCGGATGGTTGGCGCCGTGATGGCCGAATTTCATCTTGATGGTGCGCGCGCCGGAAGCGAGCGCCATGATCTGGTGGCCGAGGCAGATGCCGAAGGTGGGGATGCCGATATCGATCAGCTGGCGCGCCGCCTCGATGGCGTAGGTGCAGGGCTGCGGGTCGCCCGGCCCGTTGGAGAGGAAGACGCCGTCCGGCTTCAGCGCCAGCGCGGCGTCGGCGCCGGCACGCGCCGGCAGCACCGTGACGCGGCAGCCGCGCTGGGCCAGCATGCGCAGGATGTTCTGTTTGACGCCGAAATCGAAAGCCACCACATGGTAGCGCGGCGCGCGTTGCACGCCGAAACCCGCGCCCAGGCGCCACTCGGTTTCATGCCACTCGTAAGCCTGTTCGGTGCTGACGGTGCAGGCCAGGTCCATGCCGTTCAGGCCGGGGAAGGCGCGCGCCAGCCGCAACGCATCCTGCTCGGTGCCGCCGGCCACGATGGCCGAGGACTGCGCACCGCCGTCGCGCAGGATGCGGGTCAGCTTGCGCGTATCGATGCCGGCGATCGCCACCACGTTCTGCGCACACAGCCAGTCCTGCAGGCTTTGGCCGCTGCGGAAGTTCGACGCCAGGGCCGGCACATCCTTCACCACCAGGCCGGCGGCGTGGATGCGCGCCGATTCGCCATCCTCATGATTGATGCCAGTATTGCCGATATGCGGGTAAGTCAGGGTCACGATCTGCCTGCTGTAACTGGGGTCGCTCAGGATTTCCTGGTAACCCGTCATGGCGGTATTGAACACGGCCTCGCCGCTGGTCTGGCCGGCCGCGCCGATTGCCACGCCACGGAAAACCGTGCCATCCGCCAGCGCCAGGTAGGCATGATCCGCGCTCGCGGATCGATGCGTGAGAGGATGCTTCATTAGTGACTCCCTTCGCGTTTATGCAGTACTGGCAAGGGTTCTTGCCGTTTTCTAAGTTCGTGAATGCGTGGTCGCGCAGATTCACAATACGATAGAGAACACAGCATGAAACTCTCGAAAAGTCACCCCGCCGCAAATACAGGCTGCAACAATAATCGCTTGATATTTCCATGCATCACTTTCGCAACATGGTGTTGAAACAAGCTTCACAGAGTGGAAACAAATCGGCGATATAATTGCCTCCCGCGGGTTCATTGCCCTGTTTATCCTTTATTTATATGACCCTGCTCACGATCATCGTCGCCACCGATGCCGCCAACGGCATCGGCATCAACAACCGGCTGCCCTGGCATCTGCCGGAAGACCTGGCGCACTTCAAGCGCCTGACCACGGGCCATGCCATCATCATGGGCCGCAAGACTTTCGACTCCATCGGCCGCCCGCTGCCCAACCGCCGCAATATCGTGGTGACGCGCAATGCCGCCTGGCGCCATGAGGGCGTGGAGGCGGTGCCGTCGCTGGAGGCGGCGCGCCGCCTGCTGCATGGCGAGGCCAAGGCCTACATCATCGGCGGCGCCCAGATCTATGCCGAAGCCCTGCCGCTGGTGGACCAGATCGAGCTGACCGAGATCGGCCAGACCTTCGATTGCGACGCCTTCTTCCCGGCGCTGCACAAGAGCGAATGGCGCGAGACCGGCCGCATCAAGCATTGCAGCGAAGCCGGCCTGCCCTACTCTTTCCTGACCCTGCGCCGCCAGACGGCCTGATTTTCACTTTTTCAACAGAGGATAGCCACCCATGTCCGGACACGGTTTTCACGTCCACGGCCCGCACGACCACGCCGTGGAGCACGCGGCGCACAGCAGCGACAAATTCTCCGGCAATATCGCCGTGACCACCGCCATCCTGGCCACCATCGGCGCCATGTTCGGCTACCAGGGCGGGGCCACGCAGAACGATGCGGCCCTGTTCAAGAACAATGCGGCCATCGCCAAGACCGAGGCCGCCAACCGCTGGAATTACTACCAGGCCAAGTCGAATAAGCAGAATCTTGCCGAACTGGCAATGACGCTACCGAATGTCGACCCGGAAAAGTACAAGGCCGACGTGGCCCGCTATAAATCCGAGAAGGAAGGCATCAAGAAAGAGGCGGAGGAATGGGAAGCCAAGTCCGCCGAGTGGGACAAGAAGTCCGACGCCGCCCTGCACCAGCACCACCAATGGGCGCTGGCGACGACGGCCGAGCAGATCGCCATCTCCCTGGCCGCCATCACCCTGCTGACCAGCCGCCGCTGGCTGCAGGGCGCCACCTATGTGGT
This region includes:
- the carA gene encoding glutamine-hydrolyzing carbamoyl-phosphate synthase small subunit, producing MKHPLTHRSASADHAYLALADGTVFRGVAIGAAGQTSGEAVFNTAMTGYQEILSDPSYSRQIVTLTYPHIGNTGINHEDGESARIHAAGLVVKDVPALASNFRSGQSLQDWLCAQNVVAIAGIDTRKLTRILRDGGAQSSAIVAGGTEQDALRLARAFPGLNGMDLACTVSTEQAYEWHETEWRLGAGFGVQRAPRYHVVAFDFGVKQNILRMLAQRGCRVTVLPARAGADAALALKPDGVFLSNGPGDPQPCTYAIEAARQLIDIGIPTFGICLGHQIMALASGARTIKMKFGHHGANHPVQDITNGRVMITSQNHGFAVDPESLPRNCRATHISLFDGSLQGFMRIDRPAFCFQGHPEASPGPHDLAPLFDRFIHLMEDQRNA
- a CDS encoding dihydrofolate reductase gives rise to the protein MTLLTIIVATDAANGIGINNRLPWHLPEDLAHFKRLTTGHAIIMGRKTFDSIGRPLPNRRNIVVTRNAAWRHEGVEAVPSLEAARRLLHGEAKAYIIGGAQIYAEALPLVDQIELTEIGQTFDCDAFFPALHKSEWRETGRIKHCSEAGLPYSFLTLRRQTA
- a CDS encoding DUF4337 domain-containing protein — its product is MSGHGFHVHGPHDHAVEHAAHSSDKFSGNIAVTTAILATIGAMFGYQGGATQNDAALFKNNAAIAKTEAANRWNYYQAKSNKQNLAELAMTLPNVDPEKYKADVARYKSEKEGIKKEAEEWEAKSAEWDKKSDAALHQHHQWALATTAEQIAISLAAITLLTSRRWLQGATYVVAAGGIALGLFAWLHVDPIGALLAKFGGAAAGH